The Bacteroidales bacterium sequence ATTATCAGCAACCTGATTTTTTTGATGAAAGCATACCGGCCATGCACTTTCAAACGCCAAATGATTCACTGTTTATCCACTCATTGCTTCCTGAAATAATTGCCAACCAGTATGGTAGGCTTAATTCTTTTCTTTTATTAAAGAACGGCAGGTTGATTTGTGAAGAGTATTTCTATGGTTATTCCAGAAATGATCTGCACCAAATTGAATCGGCAACAAAAAGCATTGCCTCATTGCTGATCGGTATTGCAACTGACAAGGGAATGATTTCGGATATCAATGAACCCTTATTTAACATATTCCCTGGATATGATCATTTGAGCAAGGGTGAATACAGAAAAATTACTTTGGCCAACATCCTTTCAATGACCTCCTGTTTTTCGAATGAATATGAACCATTTATGGATGCTGACCGGATTGACTATTCCTTAAAAAGAGCATTAATTGCCCCGGTGGGCGAACAGTTTATCTATGATGGAGGAAATACTGAGATTTTGGGTGCAGTAATAAAATCAAAAACAGGGATGTACGCAGATGTTTTTGCCAAGCAGTTCCTTTTCACACCTCTGGGAATAAAACAATATGATTGGAATATTTTTAAGCAGGACAGTTTTCCATGCATGGGCGGTTCTTTACAAATGCTGCCAGTTGACATGCTGAAAATAGGCTTTCTGGTCCTGAATAAGGGAGTGTGCAACAATCAGCAGATCATTTCAGCAGATTGGATTACGGAATCTACTTCGAAAAAAACCAGGACTCATATTGAAGGGGATGATTATGCGTATCATTGGTGGAATATCGTCATTGAGTCGAATCGTAAAAAGTATGAAACCGTTTGGGCCAATGGATTGGGAAGTCAGTTTATCTATATTGTACCAGAACTAAATATAGTAATAGTTACAACAGGATACAATTACGAAAATGACTCCTGGGCCATCACCAGCGGGATCGGGAAATATTTGTATTTACTGGAGTAGATGCGACATCTGACGGAAAGTTTGGAAGGATTCAATGTCAATGACATTTATTTTACTACGCGAAGCCAAAGCAGGAGTTATTTTATCTGTGGCGGGATTCAGAGGGCGCATTGATCCCATATTTTTAGCCGGATTGGGATGGAGTGCAATAGCGTATGATAAAAATGATCCGATAACTTTCATCACATGATGAAGAATGCTTACCTTTGCCCTTAACCAGCGGCAGCCTGCCCAACTTACCGACCGGGCTCCATGTAACGAGCGTGTGGCGGAGGTTCATATCTGCTGCGTATAAAATAAACCGGATGGCTATTCAAAATTGAATTTGGATATACTCCACAAACATGGCAACGGCTGGTCAGGATCAGGGACCGGAGTTTCCGGCCAGGGTGTATTGGCGCAATGTAATGTTGCGTATCGAAAACGGCGGGATTGCTTTCTTTTTGCAAACGAATGAATTGTGTAACATTAAAATAAATGGAGGGCATATGAATGATTTACTTTTAGTTATCGCGGCATTATCCATTATTGTCTATTTAATAGCAACAATAATGATTTATGCATTTCTGAAAAAAAGAAATAGCAAAATAGAGAGTTTTATTTTTGTCCAGTTGTTTCTTTTTAAGTATGTATCTGAATACAAGAGAATTACTAAAAAAGAAACCGGCAAAACGGGAAACCTTTTTTATTTTTGGATTGGCTCAATTAACCTGGCGCTTTTATGTGTTGTTTTATTTTTTATTCTGACCAGCCTTTGAAATTACAGGATTAAAATGTAGCACAACATCACAATTTTCCTCCATCAAAACAGGAAATGACGAGCTGTCTGGCCCTGTTAACATCAGGTGGTTGCGTTTAGTGATTCTTACCCGTATTGAATTGCAGCAAAAGATCATCGCTGTTTTGTTCAGGATTTGATATTCACAATCCCCGGATGGATTGATCCGCAGTTCTGCTTTTTTGCATAGCAGAATACCCTCATTTCCGGCTGATCATAAAAGCCGTATGGATTTCATTCATCGTTTTCGTGCATCTGCCGATAATCAAT is a genomic window containing:
- a CDS encoding serine hydrolase; the encoded protein is MKCSSLFIIVASLFLLQRCNTTNDDPGFYGFWEGPHPEDVNKKFYIQIIGKNDSVRALGFWTNHKFYDSQFKIDSIFLNSDSIRFYVPDWNCLYLGSISDNHLINGGFSCMDEPFDPVDLIKNDEARRFLTEAKPDCNHVNYSYHYQQPDFFDESIPAMHFQTPNDSLFIHSLLPEIIANQYGRLNSFLLLKNGRLICEEYFYGYSRNDLHQIESATKSIASLLIGIATDKGMISDINEPLFNIFPGYDHLSKGEYRKITLANILSMTSCFSNEYEPFMDADRIDYSLKRALIAPVGEQFIYDGGNTEILGAVIKSKTGMYADVFAKQFLFTPLGIKQYDWNIFKQDSFPCMGGSLQMLPVDMLKIGFLVLNKGVCNNQQIISADWITESTSKKTRTHIEGDDYAYHWWNIVIESNRKKYETVWANGLGSQFIYIVPELNIVIVTTGYNYENDSWAITSGIGKYLYLLE